The sequence TTGGTGAGGTGAAGGAAGATGCAGTCAGCCTGGGTGCACAGCAGTCCTTGGAGGCCTTGAGTGAGGAAATAGTCAGCACGGCCATCTCCACCGTGGTGCAGAACACTCTGTCAGCCCTGCTGCGCTCCAGTGAGGCCAGCGAGGACCCGTCCCTGGCTGAGTTCCTTCCCACTGAAACTCCACCGGGCCCTCTGGAGACCTTCACCCAACCCACTGACATCACTGCTAAGACTACAATTACTACAATAGGCGAGCTGGGGCCTGATGAGGGCCTGGACGAGGCCATTACGACTGAAAGCAGCACCGGTGAGGAAATCCCTGACGACACACTAGTTCCAACTGAGGAAGAGGACTTTGAGCTTCTGGACCAAAGTGAACTGGATCAGCTGGATGAGGGACTGGTGAGCTCTGACAGACAGGTGGTGGGAGGAGCTCTAGACACATCTTCATTTCGTCCACATCAATCAGAATCATAGCTTCCCCGCCCcacttctgttttgtttttatttcaacattagGACTACATTATAGCCATACTTCTATATTCAAAACATTTATCAAAGAGCTTGGCATTTAACTGTTGGTGATTATGTGGCAGATGGTTGAAATTACTGGTTCTGCTTTCATAGCTTCACATTACAGGGATCTGTTCTGCTGTCATCAAGAGTTGTCTTGTTGGATTATATAACGATTAATATATGCTATAAGTTATTTAAATTAATGGTCAGATTAAAAATTATTCTTAAAGTGAAGAAAAGTTTCAAAGTAAATTTTAGTAAACTTCCTGCCCATTATGAATGTATGGTAATTTAATAACACAGTGGACGTTCGGGTTTCAAAGATAGTTTCATGTTCCCAGAGTTAGACTTAGTAAAACAACTTTTCAGCTTTACCTTCATGGTCTGTAGTTTTGACAGAAGCATTCAGTCTATAGTGGGTTTTCACTTGTTGCCTGGAAATGGAAACCATGACACTGTTGGACGTTGAGTAGTAGATCCTTACCCGTACACTTCAGTGACTGATGTGGCAGGATAAAGAGAAATGTTCCAGAATTTCCTCTCTGATTGATGCCTCCTTTTTATCACCTTTGTGAATGGACTTCTAGCATCCATATGTAATTGGTCCGTTTGTGATTGAATTTATTCTTGATCTACATCACTGGCTTCTTGTGAGTTAGGCCCATCTGTACCTGGCTGTTTGTACGTGTATAGAGTCATCACTGGGAAATGCATCTATACCAAATAACCTACTTTGTGCCACGACAAGTCCATGCATGCCATGAATCACGCATGTATTACAGTGATCAATGTTTGAGGGCAAGATTCAAAAGATTCATTTTACTAGAgaagattcattttctgtttttgaaagatCATAATAGTCAACTCGCTCATCATGTATCTGGCCGATGAGATTTGTGGAAAATCTGGCACAATGCTTTACTGGATGAAGATGCCCACTGTAGTTTTGTGTAAACCACTCAGCATCCAAGTCTCAGGGGCGGGTTGTACAATTTGAATATAACATTGCAGAATATGTGTTCATTTCCCGACTTGTCGTAGTGCACTACATTTATActaaccttttcttttttcagtcaaTGCCTCCTTGTGTATAGTGtagaaatgctaaaaaaaaaaagtgtatattCTGCATGTAAAAACAGCACTCTGTTCAAGTTCTCCTTGTTAACTGACAAAGTCCTGCACAACttgtaagaagaaaaaagtcaaattgaATGTTTCAGGTTTAAAAGAGCCCAGTTTGCTAATTACCTATGAGGGGAGTAAAAGCTCTGATGTATCCCTAATTTTAAAAGACTACCTAACTGTAAAAGGGAATGTGTGGCAAGTGATAACATCCAAATTGAAGGATAACAGACTAGTTTGTGTATGTAGTAGTGTGTTTTATGCTTAAAATATGGCTTCAACTATATAAAATGACATTACTGAACTgtactattttaaaaaaaaggaatatattttctaatttcTCCTTTTTCCATAAAGTACTCAGTTTGATCTTTTACATCTAAAAATCTAACAGCTATTGAAGAGTTTCACAAAGCAGGAAGGATTTATTGTcatcaaaacattaaaataaaactgcaagtCCACATGTGAAAGTAAGAGAATAAAAGAACAAACTGAAACAAGCACAAGATGTGACACTGGAATTCATCTGgattatttcctttattttgctaaaatatgtctgttttcagtggGGATAGTATTTAAGATCTATCAATTGTCTTCTTTTATCATAACGTGCAATTTTCTGATCCAAGCTCTTTTTGctagaaaagagaaacagctgTTAGAGACATTTTTGAGAGCACCAACATCTTGTGGCTGTAAAAGTGTATATTGTGCAACATCCTCTGTTGTAACTTGCCATACCCCCCTGagttcagcagcagaaaagtgAAGTGTCTCCTTCAGCTTGTCGCCAACGGTCACATCAAAGAACACAGACCATTTACCACCTGTTAAGGTTACTGGAACTGAGAGGACGCTGCCATCTGGGAGATCATAGTAGCCTGCAAGAAGCCAAAGACAATTGCATTTCAGCACTGGCTTAATCAGCCAAAACCAGAGCTAGACTTTGCCTGTCACTCACTGCTCGGCCATATCCTAACCTGAGCAAAGTACACCCAGAGAAAAGACCTCATCTGGATTACAAATGTCATTCCACGCCTTTAGAATGGTGAGGATCCCATTGGCTGCAGACATGGCAGCTACTCGACGGGTCTTTGAAGTCACAGCTGCGCGCCGACAGCGTACCAAGTCTTGAAAGTCTGTTTCCATCCATTTCCTGGAAGGGAGATAGTGACTATGGTCTTTTTGGCATATCCCATCAGAGCAGTCTACTGGGTCAGATGTATTGGGCAATCAACACTGGCACAGAGCAAAGTCACGATCTACAGATTAGTAGGCAGTTTTGTAATTTGATAGTAGACCTGACCTAAATCTGTTGAGCCCGACAAAGTGCAAGTGAGTTGGAGTTAATCAAAAATTAGTTATTCTGAACCAGGGGTGTGAGGCACAGTTGCATATAAATACTTCTAACTGcttgtttgtgttattgtaacAAACCTGTCATGGAAAATCTTGAAGAGTGATTGCGAAAAGAATGAGGGTCCTTTGATAGCCCCATCATAGTTGAATACCTTTGCCCTCTGCAGGTCAATGTGGAAAACACCACTGACATTTCCCCACACTATGACATCTGCAATATCTGAAGGACAGAAGGGAGAAATTAAGTCTTACATGAAGTGTGCTGGTGCTAAAATGCAGTAGACGTCTGGTCAAAGAAATAATTATCTACCTGATGCCCTCACTTTCAGCTTCTTTGCAATTATGGCCCTGGCTTCATTCTCCAGCTGAGTTGCCATAGTGACGAAGTGGTGGAAGTCAATGGAGCGTGCATTGTCCACAAGAATTGAGCATTTCAGGTTGACAAATGCGTCACCTGACACAATCACTTTCACTTCTTTGTTGGCCCTTGCATCGATTAGTTGTCCATACTCTCTGTACCGCTCTGAGATGTCCtttactttcttcttttccGCCTCATTTCGATTCCTCCTCTCACTGTCGCTGCCATCACGCCACCAGTCATCCAGCAGGATGATGACATCTGCTTCTTGAAACGCCTGTTTTAAATCTGTGTGAATGGTCACCTGTGGATAAAtatcattagattttttttcctttcagatatgaaatatgtttaaaaaaaaacatgttgtacCTGATGAAGCAGAGGGAGAGCCAGGTCCTCCATCTCCATCCTCAGCCCTTGCAGTCCCTCCTCATCCCCCTCAAGGTCCAGTAGGTGGAGGCTGATTGCAGCAATGTGGGGGAAGACCTCAGCAGAGAGCAGACTGGGCATCAGGAGATGGCAGGTTGGACAGAGAGCACTGGAAATGTATGGAAAAATATGCATGCAATCTGTCAGGTAACACTCGTAACACCTGAAAGATGTTTCTTCTTTAGTTTTGACTGTTGACTAATGCACCTTGTGATCCATATATGAAGAGGCTTAATGAGACTGACACGGTGCTGCTCCTCCACAATAAGGTCCATGCTGGTCTCCAGATTCTCTGCTGCAACACTTAGCATTATATCTGTAGACATGTCTGATGTTATGCTGTAGTAGTCCTACACAACCATCGATTAAAGAAATGGGTGTCGAGGTTTGAGTTTGAAACAGTGTTAGTTTGTTAGACAAGAGGAATACTATGATGGTTTATATTGACAGAAAATCTAATTTACTCGTCACTACCTGACAATGCTCTAAGAAGTCACTGAAGCCCCCTAAGAGCACCCCCTTTCCCCCTTGGTCCACTAGTTCCCTCCAAACCAACGGGGACTTCTCGTGTTTCCATCCATTTCTTTTGCAGGTGTCCTCCAGCCACTCCTGTCAGAGGTGACAAACAACGACACAAGGAACACGAATGTAAATTTCAAAGACCTGTTGCATTGTTAAAAGGGGAAATATCTGCCTACCATCCATTGGTTAGGGGGGATCGGGATCTTATGGGTCCTGAAGTTTGGCAGGGATCGCTGCAAAGCGTCGGCTAAAAGTTCCGCTTTGGCATAATGAGGACAGTCGGTTTTTCCTGAAACGGTACAAATTATAAATAtgcatgttttatatatatatatatacatataaatagaAAAACGTGAAAACTAAAATCAAACGTTACCAGCGAGCACAAACTTTGACATCGTATACGGATAGCGTCGGTTGCTAGGGAACCGTGAGTGTAACGCTTATTTAAGTCCGAGTAGGAACCAGCTCTCGCGcactctcatatatatatatatacacacgcACTTTTTAAAGACTTGTTTAAAAACGGTCATAAAATGGTTTTTATCAACAATAAACATTAAGATATATGTTAATTGGTTTATATTCGCGATAACAAAGTTTATTATTGCGCTTCTATTTGGAGTTGGACGGTAGATGATGTGCTAAGTTGACACACGGAGCGAATATGGCAGCGCACACAGCACTATTCGGCGTGTGGTGTGGACGAACCTGGACTGGACCCAGGCTGTGATGGTTTTTACCGTCACAtcagctttttgtgtttgttttggcgCAGCAGGAAGTGATTCTGTGAGTGTCACGTGTTACTGGCTAATGTAAGCTAGCTAGTGTTTCCATAACTGTTGACCTTGCTGAGTGATAGTACTGTGTTGTTACTACCTTGTGCTAGTACTACTAATGTAATGGTGTTAGTAGCTACTTGTTCCCCATTGAAGAGGAGCTGAAATAAAACCCCCAGTGTCTTCATTTCATTGTCACGTCCCTTAATTCGTCAGAGAAGAATGTCGGTCTTGGTTGTGGAGGAGGTCCTGAGGTGGACCATGCGCCTCTGCGGCCGCGGGTCTCAGTGGCAGCATCTTTTGATAACATCTGTCAAACACGGGTCTTTTCCTCGCAGACAGTTAGTGCACATCTGGGCCACAAGGCAAAGGCACACATGCCTGACCAGGTGCGGTGCAGACTCCGTGAGGTTTTATTCACAAGGTGGGACTCACAGTGATGaagtggaagaggaggaggaggagcaccTCTCACTGTCCACTGAGATCAGGTCTGCTGAGTCTGTCCCACAGCAGAGATACTGGAAGTCCCCTTTCATGAGCGGGCTGCAAAAGTGTGTCTCTCCATCAGACGTGTTAGACCTCACCTGTCAGTACGCAGCTACACATCGACAGGTCAGCAACTGCTTGACCCACATGTGGTCCAGCACCAAGAAGATGTCAGATGAGCAGCGGCGCTatgagctgcagctgatgtttgAGCATCCTGCATTTGATAAACTCCTGCAAAATGCTATGAACGGTGCTTGGCACATGCGCATTGAGGACTTGGCTTACTCTCTCCTAAGTATGGTCAATCTGGGTGTGCCTCAACGTAGCCGTGTGATCCAGACTTACCTCCGAACCTGCCAGGTAAGCAGTCAGCAAGCATAAATGTCATCACTGTCTTTGTACTCTTATTtagctcagtgtgttttgttgtccaCTACCAGGAGAAACTGAACGACTTTGATGAGAAGAGCCTGTCCATCCTGGCCTCCTGTCTGGAGCACATGGAGAGCAGTCCCAATGTTGGTGCCCTTAGGGACGGCATAAGGTGCAGCATAAGGAATGATGCATAGAGCTCAGGCAAAAATAGAGTTCAAACTTTTGATTTGCTGCAGAAAATAATCTGTTAAAGTCTCACAGAGAAACTTTTTATGACCTTAAcagattatttatttgcttatttgtttattttctcttttctgactGTGTCCTAGGTTGGTAGTTGAAATCCGTCTTTCTGGCATCAAGACTGTAATGGCCCTCCAGACCATGATGCGTCTGTTGGGGAAGGATGTCCCACTGGGTCTGAAGCGAAAACTAGAGGTTATTAGATTTAGAGTCTTGGTTTTGACCATATTTGTTATTTAAGTCCTAACATTATCCAGGTTTATGATGGCCAGGTCATGTTTTTGACTGTTCATTGTTCTGGCCACTGTTACTCTCGTGTACAGGCTGTCAACTTATTATAGGTTTTAATAGGTTTAGATTCTCATTGCTAACTGGCAAAGATTTACTCTAGACATAATTTAGTTTCTTGATTCTTGATTCATAGTTAGAATTAAATATGTCCttatcaaaagaaaaatgtgatccCTAGCTAAACTTTCTCCTTTTGTACACTTACTACAGGGTAAAGCTTTGTCAATGACAGACCAGTTCAGCCTTCCCAATGCCCAATACATGATTTCCACTATGGCCACAATGGGATTTTACTCCAAACCAATTCTGAATGTCTGCAGTAAGAAGATCATAGGTAAAATATTTCCCACGAGACACATGACAAAATGGCTAAAtgctgacaaacacaaaaatcctAGTTATGATTTAATAAAGTATTTCATGTGGGATATAATATGGTCACAAATATCATCTAGTCCATTGGTAATGCAAGACTTTGGTATGTGCCGTCCCACTTACCACATCCATCCTCTCTGGTAGAAAACCTCCATGGAATCCCCTTCAACAGACTGCAAACAGTGCTGCATTCATGTAAGGAGCTGCACTACAGAGACTCAGACCTGCTCACTGGTGTTTCAGACTATGTCGCCTCCACACTAGATATATGGAGCAAGAAACAGGTGCTGTAACAAAAAACCCTTTTTTGTTGAATATTAGATATGAAGCTGTTCCTCTAGAACCTATTTTATAAACAGACATCTCAGGATAACTGTGCTGTTATATAGCTTTGTTATTTATCTTTAACTTCTAATGCATTCCTCCTTTGTGTTTAGGtgctcctctttctgtctgtgtttgagtcCCTGGTCTTCTGTCCCACTGCTTTATTGGAGGCGTTTGCTGAGAGGACGATCGCCAACCCAGACGCCCTGACACTCAAAGACCTGCTCTGTGTCCTGAAGGTGTACTCCTCTCTCAACCACGATCTGAAGCACCACAGACAACAGTATGTCTCTCACATGTCTGGAGACAACTAACTTGATATAGATGTCACTGTTTTTAAGCCTCCTAATGTTACTTATTACTTAAATTGCTTCTTTTTGACTATCTCGAGGCCACAACATGTGTAATCTACTACCTTAAAAAGCCAAGTTCTGATGCATCTTACATTTATCTGGCCTGAGTGATCACCCAACAGCATATCTGGATGAATATATGTTAGACAGTGGAAACTCTCAAACATAACTGACCCCAGCAGTATTGCTTGTAAGGTTTGATGTATTTCTTGCTGCTCCAGGTTCCTGGATGGTCTCAGCCAGGCTCTGGCCACCTATCTGCCCAAGATGTCCATGTTTGAGCTATTAAAgtcagtttattgtttttgtctacTGGGCCACTTCCCCTCTCCATTACTGGAGCAACTCTTGCAGAGCAGCACTCTGGAGCAGTGTAACAATACAGGTAAGACAATTGACACACATGGACAGTTTTAAATGTTCATAATTTCATCTTTCTcaacttttttctgtttttttcttagcGTCAAAGTTTCACAAGAACCTGGAAAGAATGTTTCAGACAGTAGACTTGTGCCTCCGTCTTGACCGTCCTCCTCTCCCTCGGCCCTTGAGTGTCCACCCATCGGTTCTTGGAGACCCCGCACCCAGCAGCACGTCAGTCAAGCTCAGTCTCTCACAGGGCCTGCATAGTGTGCTGGGAGATCAGGCAGGCACAATGTTAcaggagatggtggtggtggagaacGTCTATGTCATAGGTAATAAGGGTGTTTGTGATAATAATCAATCTTAATGAGATTATTAGCTGGGGAAAACAATTTCAGCTCATCTTGAAACTAAtcaagcagctgtgtttgtgtgttttgtgtgctgaTTCTCAGATGGTGTGATAACCAAACCTCTGCCAAGCCAAACTCCCGTTAGTGAAGTGAGAGAAGAGCAGTCTCCAGCAGAGAGCAGTCTAAGGTAAAGTATCGGCTGTCGTGCGTAGCCGCTAACACTGTCAGTGTTGAGCAGTTCTGCagtggctttttctttttgatttgaTATGTCATGTCACATTCGGTTAAGGCTCATGCTACGACAGCAGTTTAGGAGGataattgtttttttgctttggcGTTGGCACTGACACATGCTGTGATCAGTGCCCGCCAATCAAATATCTGTTTCAGTTCAATTGTAAACTCTTTTGAAGGTGCAGCTGCAACTTTGAAACATCTGCCTTTGACTGGAGATTctatgattgattgattgattgattcattcattcattatcaaGTTCGGTCCACTGCAGTTCTATAATTCACTTTTAATGTATTAATAATCTTTAAATCCTGCTTTTCATTGACTGTTCTTATTGTTAGATCTCTCATAATGTGCCCAGAGGTTATTTAATATATGAGATCATTAAGGCAAAATGAGAAATCCAACCTAACAACAACCCTACTGAGTTAAAATCGTAAAGTATGTGTCAAAGGAAGTCATTAGTACAAAGTGCTCCAAACACAGCACTATGTATGATAATAAAGCcacagtctgctctgtttttgACGTTTTAGATTTTTATCTTTCAGTGATGATTTTTTAATCAGACCTCTACTTTCATTCTCTTATGTCTGTAGATAAATTCAAATTTTGagctttttaaaacttttaaaactcttgttttgattttatagAATTGCAGTAATTTGTGCTTCACCCTCGGAATTTTGTTATGGTACGTCCAATGCCCGTGGTCCCTTAGCGGTGAAGATTCGCCATCTGAAGATCCTGGGATACAGCCCTGTCCTGGTGAGACCTTGGCTTTCCTTTATGTTAGTTACCCACTTTCAGAAGTTTTAATATTGTTTCTACATGTAAAAAGTTTTCCCTCACTACTTTTCCGCCCCTGTCTTTAATTAACGTCAGTTTTAATGTAGAACATTATGTGCCATCTCTATACCAGCATGTGTTTCTCACTGCTGATGTTCTCACTCATGCTTTGACCATTTATACAGAGGATGTGTCTTCGTTATAGAGATTCAAAGTCTCCAAATCTATGCTGCACTGACTTAAATAAACTCCGTAAAATACGTATCATCTGTAGATATTACTCTTTCTGATTATATTGTTAAATTTTGTTCCTCCGTAAGAACATCTTACTGACATTAAGTGAAATCAAATTATTCCACTTCCAGAGAAAGAGCTATCAGTGTTGAGTGCGTGTCTGTTGTAGTGAGATTTATATGATCCTCATCCGGTTCTCCAGGTAACGGATAAGGAGCTGCAGTCTGAGTGTGACGAAAAGAGGACGGAGTTCCTCAGGGAGAAGATTTTTCCAGAACACCAGAGTGTAGACACAGAACCTAAACTGGAGCAACTGGGACCTTGAAGACAGATGTCAGTGGATTCAACCATGATCACACATTTTGCTGTGTTACTCAAGGTTTTAtcaacaatggaaaaaaaatattaatgtatttaaagtgATTGTGGCTGTTTAGTGAaaatatggtttgttttttgtaatggCAGTGAACTGATGAAACTCACACAGGACATATAATTTTACCAATTGTATGTTTGTAAATAATGAGAGTTGGAATAATCAGTGGAATATCAATCTGTAGTGTCTCTGCAAGATTTATAAAACTTCCTGATGAAAGCAAACAGCTgaaattctctttttttttaatggcccAGTTGAACTTGTATGAGAATAGCTCTgctggggtttttttctgttttaattttctcaCTTTGGAAAATTGTTGATTCTACATCGAGATGACTGCAGGGGAAAGGAAAAATGCCTTCatcataaatgacatttatttttaatcttctGTCAA is a genomic window of Mastacembelus armatus chromosome 2, fMasArm1.2, whole genome shotgun sequence containing:
- the mdh1b gene encoding putative malate dehydrogenase 1B isoform X2 encodes the protein MSKFVLAGKTDCPHYAKAELLADALQRSLPNFRTHKIPIPPNQWMEWLEDTCKRNGWKHEKSPLVWRELVDQGGKGVLLGGFSDFLEHCQDYYSITSDMSTDIMLSVAAENLETSMDLIVEEQHRVSLIKPLHIWITSALCPTCHLLMPSLLSAEVFPHIAAISLHLLDLEGDEEGLQGLRMEMEDLALPLLHQVTIHTDLKQAFQEADVIILLDDWWRDGSDSERRNRNEAEKKKVKDISERYREYGQLIDARANKEVKVIVSGDAFVNLKCSILVDNARSIDFHHFVTMATQLENEARAIIAKKLKVRASDIADVIVWGNVSGVFHIDLQRAKVFNYDGAIKGPSFFSQSLFKIFHDRKWMETDFQDLVRCRRAAVTSKTRRVAAMSAANGILTILKAWNDICNPDEVFSLGVLCSGYYDLPDGSVLSVPVTLTGGKWSVFFDVTVGDKLKETLHFSAAELRGVWQVTTEDVAQYTLLQPQDVGALKNVSNSCFSFLAKRAWIRKLHVMIKEDN
- the mdh1b gene encoding putative malate dehydrogenase 1B isoform X3: MYIYIYKTCIFIICTVSGKTDCPHYAKAELLADALQRSLPNFRTHKIPIPPNQWMEWLEDTCKRNGWKHEKSPLVWRELVDQGGKGVLLGGFSDFLEHCQDYYSITSDMSTDIMLSVAAENLETSMDLIVEEQHRVSLIKPLHIWITSALCPTCHLLMPSLLSAEVFPHIAAISLHLLDLEGDEEGLQGLRMEMEDLALPLLHQVTIHTDLKQAFQEADVIILLDDWWRDGSDSERRNRNEAEKKKVKDISERYREYGQLIDARANKEVKVIVSGDAFVNLKCSILVDNARSIDFHHFVTMATQLENEARAIIAKKLKVRASDIADVIVWGNVSGVFHIDLQRAKVFNYDGAIKGPSFFSQSLFKIFHDRKWMETDFQDLVRCRRAAVTSKTRRVAAMSAANGILTILKAWNDICNPDEVFSLGVLCSGYYDLPDGSVLSVPVTLTGGKWSVFFDVTVGDKLKETLHFSAAELRGQKELGSENCTL
- the fastkd2 gene encoding FAST kinase domain-containing protein 2, mitochondrial — translated: MAGWTESTGNVWKNMHAICQRRMSVLVVEEVLRWTMRLCGRGSQWQHLLITSVKHGSFPRRQLVHIWATRQRHTCLTRCGADSVRFYSQGGTHSDEVEEEEEEHLSLSTEIRSAESVPQQRYWKSPFMSGLQKCVSPSDVLDLTCQYAATHRQVSNCLTHMWSSTKKMSDEQRRYELQLMFEHPAFDKLLQNAMNGAWHMRIEDLAYSLLSMVNLGVPQRSRVIQTYLRTCQEKLNDFDEKSLSILASCLEHMESSPNVGALRDGIRLVVEIRLSGIKTVMALQTMMRLLGKDVPLGLKRKLEGKALSMTDQFSLPNAQYMISTMATMGFYSKPILNVCSKKIIENLHGIPFNRLQTVLHSCKELHYRDSDLLTGVSDYVASTLDIWSKKQVLLFLSVFESLVFCPTALLEAFAERTIANPDALTLKDLLCVLKVYSSLNHDLKHHRQQFLDGLSQALATYLPKMSMFELLKSVYCFCLLGHFPSPLLEQLLQSSTLEQCNNTASKFHKNLERMFQTVDLCLRLDRPPLPRPLSVHPSVLGDPAPSSTSVKLSLSQGLHSVLGDQAGTMLQEMVVVENVYVIDGVITKPLPSQTPVSEVREEQSPAESSLRIAVICASPSEFCYGTSNARGPLAVKIRHLKILGYSPVLVTDKELQSECDEKRTEFLREKIFPEHQSVDTEPKLEQLGP
- the mdh1b gene encoding putative malate dehydrogenase 1B isoform X1 codes for the protein MYIYIYKTCIFIICTVSGKTDCPHYAKAELLADALQRSLPNFRTHKIPIPPNQWMEWLEDTCKRNGWKHEKSPLVWRELVDQGGKGVLLGGFSDFLEHCQDYYSITSDMSTDIMLSVAAENLETSMDLIVEEQHRVSLIKPLHIWITSALCPTCHLLMPSLLSAEVFPHIAAISLHLLDLEGDEEGLQGLRMEMEDLALPLLHQVTIHTDLKQAFQEADVIILLDDWWRDGSDSERRNRNEAEKKKVKDISERYREYGQLIDARANKEVKVIVSGDAFVNLKCSILVDNARSIDFHHFVTMATQLENEARAIIAKKLKVRASDIADVIVWGNVSGVFHIDLQRAKVFNYDGAIKGPSFFSQSLFKIFHDRKWMETDFQDLVRCRRAAVTSKTRRVAAMSAANGILTILKAWNDICNPDEVFSLGVLCSGYYDLPDGSVLSVPVTLTGGKWSVFFDVTVGDKLKETLHFSAAELRGVWQVTTEDVAQYTLLQPQDVGALKNVSNSCFSFLAKRAWIRKLHVMIKEDN